From the Lathyrus oleraceus cultivar Zhongwan6 chromosome 4, CAAS_Psat_ZW6_1.0, whole genome shotgun sequence genome, one window contains:
- the LOC127074400 gene encoding PAMP-induced secreted peptide 2, translated as MKSTILKTEVFFVFFMLLNSVFLILEARPLSIIDTKNSDTRDEVVDFFSWLSHSIGEIKQGVAVETLGGIKDSGPSSGGVGHKFTNIDTLGGIKDSGPSSGGVGHKFTNVNTLGGIKDSGPSPGQGH; from the coding sequence ATGAAAAGCACTATCCTCAAAACTGAGGTATTCTTTGTTTTCTTCATGTTGTTGAACTCTGTTTTCTTGATCTTGGAAGCTCGTCCATTGAGTATCATTGACACAAAAAACTCAGATACTAGAGATGAAGTCGTTGATTTTTTTAGTTGGTTATCACATTCTATTGGAGAAATCAAGCAAGGCGTGGCGGTTGAGACACTCGGAGGGATTAAGGATTCTGGTCCAAGTTCTGGAGGGGTGGGACATAAATTCACAAACATAGACACACTCGGAGGGATTAAGGATTCTGGTCCAAGTTCTGGAGGGGTGGGACATAAATTCACCAACGTAAACACACTCGGAGGGATTAAGGATTCCGGTCCATCGCCTGGCCAAGGACATTAA